A window from Ignavibacteriota bacterium encodes these proteins:
- a CDS encoding glycosyltransferase family 39 protein, with product MNNNVENIDNIIIKIKRSLRTYFSSKNEEKIAFFLIFLGIVFRLSQFLFNRSLWPDESSLALNIVERDYLEFLKPLDYHQGAPFGFLIIVKFFINTFGNTDLILRLFPFITSIVGLFLFYKVAKYNLTNRATIIALGLFTFSDPLIYYASEIKQYSNDVTAMLLVLLAAYKVIEKNKLGSYFVFAFTGAILLWFSHPTMFMLAGSGIALGIFYLTNGEKKSLKTLVFTVGFWLLSFAFFYLVSLKYLAHDTYMEGFWQLSFFPRNPFSSKIDFISWYLERPFKIFEHPVGLYFTGLGVITFILGSLEFYKSRKLKFTIIIFPLIVTIAASFMRKYPFNHRLILFLVPIFLMMIANGVSLLFDKKYISSKNLGILVLFLLFLHPVINSFRKLNTPRTRDEIKLAIEFLKENRKKGDTIYLYNLAETGFKYYSKQYGFSEEEYIVGHYYKGKWDDAEKYLGTKRFWIFFTHISPYHPHAKEFYLSFLKENGKELKSFSADGASVYLYDLSQKNSQQNK from the coding sequence ATGAATAATAATGTAGAAAATATTGATAATATCATAATAAAAATAAAGAGAAGTTTACGTACATATTTTAGTTCAAAAAATGAGGAAAAAATTGCCTTTTTTTTGATTTTTCTTGGGATCGTTTTTAGATTATCTCAATTTTTATTTAATCGTTCTCTTTGGCCGGATGAATCATCTTTAGCATTAAATATAGTTGAAAGAGACTATTTAGAATTTTTGAAACCTCTAGATTATCATCAAGGGGCACCTTTTGGTTTTTTAATTATTGTTAAATTTTTTATAAATACATTTGGAAACACGGATTTAATTTTAAGATTATTTCCTTTTATTACTTCAATAGTAGGTCTCTTTTTATTTTATAAAGTGGCAAAATACAACTTAACGAATAGAGCAACCATAATTGCCCTTGGATTGTTTACTTTTTCTGATCCATTAATATACTATGCATCAGAAATTAAACAATACTCAAATGATGTTACAGCAATGTTATTAGTTTTATTGGCAGCTTACAAAGTAATTGAGAAAAATAAATTAGGAAGTTATTTTGTTTTTGCATTTACCGGAGCAATTCTTTTATGGTTTTCACATCCTACAATGTTTATGCTTGCTGGTTCCGGTATTGCTTTAGGTATTTTTTATTTAACTAATGGCGAAAAAAAATCACTTAAAACACTAGTATTTACAGTAGGTTTTTGGTTATTGAGCTTCGCATTTTTCTACTTGGTTTCTCTTAAATATCTTGCTCATGATACGTATATGGAAGGATTTTGGCAATTGTCATTTTTCCCCAGAAATCCTTTTTCTAGTAAAATAGATTTCATTAGTTGGTATTTAGAAAGACCATTTAAAATTTTTGAACATCCTGTTGGTCTATATTTTACTGGTTTAGGAGTAATAACCTTCATTTTAGGTTCTTTAGAGTTCTATAAATCAAGGAAGTTAAAATTCACAATTATTATTTTTCCTTTAATAGTTACAATTGCAGCATCATTTATGAGAAAATATCCTTTTAATCACAGACTAATATTGTTTTTAGTTCCAATCTTTTTAATGATGATTGCTAATGGAGTTTCACTTTTATTTGACAAAAAATATATCAGTTCAAAAAATCTTGGTATACTAGTTTTATTTCTTCTATTTCTTCATCCAGTGATAAACAGTTTTAGAAAATTAAATACTCCAAGAACAAGAGATGAAATAAAACTTGCTATTGAATTCTTAAAAGAAAATAGAAAAAAAGGTGACACGATTTATCTTTACAATTTAGCTGAAACAGGTTTTAAATATTATTCAAAACAATATGGTTTTTCCGAAGAAGAATATATTGTTGGACATTACTATAAAGGTAAATGGGATGATGCAGAAAAGTATTTAGGGACAAAAAGATTTTGGATATTTTTTACTCATATTTCCCCTTATCACCCACATGCCAAAGAATTCTACTTGTCATTTTTAAAGGAAAATGGAAAAGAGTTAAAATCATTTTCTGCTGATGGAGCATCAGTTTACTTATATGATTTAAGTCAAAAAAATAGTCAACAAAACAAATAA
- a CDS encoding T9SS type A sorting domain-containing protein, with protein sequence MKKVLHFIIFIFLINNSHFSQTTIFEDPLIGGTSHGTLVGGSFTSEGYKPGKGTGHILYKLPYEVPNGYLEFQIKGFTAAAIEDPEGDADNGFFGMYDGRGITEPIMYFDDFKTNFFRWNFHYRQNKNAFKSVIQCSAPTPERLNATKAVFGYDSEGLIAKDWGEEPTGINYITNSTTWYTVKAEWKNKKFTISINGTAVWSVTDGIYDYVPKDHKIWLGSAPGVGDKYTNSVPGLTYRNLKVVTYGTVVAPDTLNISPQNQNVSFSSGQVDFIIESNVNWSVSENSDWISSSVVSGIDNGSFTINYLENNLEIDREAIITVSGGNITRNIKITQVGKPASYLELLSPDSINVDFHSGDFILNIESNTNWSLSSNVDWITISPSDSFGNASIAISYLKNNSNAERIAIITLSNDVIIRTLKIKQTGADFYISINPSFWEVSNKAGSVSFYIESNQTWTINNSNNWIVPSISGADGDASILINFHVNTDTSKRVGTIYIVSENIQDSLKIIQNGASPVEIIGTSNPINGGTIVGAGIYGEGAQANIKAIANDGWKFDNWTDNSIVISSDSVLTFKVSVQKEIVANFSPLTDIDFDKIPEEYGLFQNYPNPFNPSTSISFSLPENSKVVLNVYNLLGQKLLEISNKNYNAGNHSINFDGKDLASGIYLYSIQAVGISGKNYQNTRKMILMK encoded by the coding sequence ATGAAAAAGGTATTACATTTTATAATCTTTATTTTTTTAATTAATAATAGTCATTTTTCTCAAACAACTATTTTTGAAGATCCTTTAATTGGTGGTACATCTCATGGCACATTAGTAGGAGGTTCTTTTACTTCAGAAGGTTATAAACCTGGTAAAGGCACGGGACATATTCTTTATAAACTACCATATGAAGTTCCCAATGGCTATTTAGAATTTCAGATTAAAGGTTTTACCGCCGCGGCAATTGAAGATCCAGAAGGTGATGCGGACAATGGTTTTTTTGGAATGTATGATGGTCGGGGAATTACAGAGCCAATAATGTATTTCGATGATTTCAAAACGAATTTTTTCAGATGGAATTTTCATTATAGACAAAATAAAAATGCATTCAAATCCGTAATTCAATGTTCAGCACCTACACCAGAAAGACTAAATGCAACAAAGGCTGTTTTTGGTTATGATAGCGAGGGATTAATTGCAAAGGATTGGGGAGAAGAACCTACAGGTATTAATTATATTACAAATTCAACAACATGGTATACTGTTAAAGCAGAATGGAAAAATAAAAAGTTTACCATTAGTATAAATGGTACCGCTGTTTGGTCGGTTACTGATGGCATTTATGATTATGTTCCAAAAGATCATAAAATTTGGTTAGGTAGTGCTCCTGGAGTAGGTGATAAATATACAAACTCAGTTCCTGGTTTAACCTATCGTAATTTAAAAGTTGTAACATATGGTACAGTTGTTGCTCCTGATACTTTAAATATTTCTCCACAAAATCAAAATGTAAGTTTTTCATCCGGACAGGTTGATTTTATAATTGAATCTAATGTTAATTGGTCAGTAAGTGAAAATTCTGATTGGATATCAAGTTCTGTTGTTTCAGGTATTGATAACGGTTCATTTACAATAAATTATCTTGAAAATAATTTAGAGATTGATAGAGAGGCAATAATTACTGTAAGTGGAGGAAATATAACACGTAATATTAAAATAACTCAGGTTGGTAAACCTGCAAGTTATTTAGAACTATTATCACCAGATTCGATAAATGTGGATTTTCATAGTGGAGATTTTATTTTAAACATTGAATCTAACACAAATTGGTCACTATCAAGTAATGTTGATTGGATAACAATTTCACCGTCTGATAGTTTTGGAAATGCTTCAATTGCAATTTCGTATCTAAAAAACAATAGTAATGCTGAAAGAATTGCTATAATTACTTTGAGCAATGATGTAATTATACGAACACTTAAAATTAAACAGACAGGAGCAGATTTTTACATCAGTATTAATCCTTCATTTTGGGAAGTTTCTAATAAAGCAGGCTCAGTAAGTTTTTATATTGAATCAAATCAAACTTGGACAATAAATAATAGCAACAATTGGATTGTACCTTCTATCAGTGGGGCAGATGGGGATGCATCTATTCTTATTAATTTTCATGTAAATACGGATACAAGTAAAAGAGTTGGAACAATTTACATTGTAAGTGAAAATATTCAAGATTCTTTAAAAATAATTCAAAATGGAGCATCTCCAGTTGAAATCATTGGAACAAGTAACCCAATAAATGGCGGGACAATTGTAGGAGCCGGAATTTATGGAGAGGGTGCACAAGCAAATATCAAAGCTATTGCTAATGATGGATGGAAATTTGATAATTGGACGGATAACAGTATAGTTATAAGTTCAGATTCTGTTTTGACATTTAAAGTTAGTGTTCAGAAAGAAATTGTAGCAAATTTTAGTCCGTTAACAGATATTGATTTTGACAAAATTCCAGAAGAATATGGATTATTCCAAAACTATCCCAATCCATTTAATCCATCTACATCAATAAGTTTTAGTCTGCCGGAAAATTCTAAAGTTGTTTTAAATGTTTATAATTTATTAGGTCAAAAATTATTAGAAATAAGTAATAAAAATTATAATGCCGGTAATCATTCAATAAATTTTGATGGAAAAGATTTAGCAAGCGGAATTTATTTATATTCAATTCAAGCAGTTGGTATAAGTGGTAAGAATTATCAAAATACAAGAAAAATGATTTTGATGAAATAA
- a CDS encoding bifunctional glycosyltransferase family 2/GtrA family protein has product MKSDQLVLNTKFTIVMPCYNEERTLEKSVARVRDIADENLKLEIIIVDDCSKDNSYNIASNLATKYSDVKVVKHEKNQGKGAALRTGFKYATGEFVAVQDADLEYDPMDLRKLLVPLINGDADVVLGSRFLSGGTHRVLYFWHSLGNKFLTMLSNMFSDLNLSDMETCYKVFKRDVIQSINIEENRFGFEPEIVAKIAQRRLRIFEMGISYYGRTYEEGKKIGAKDGFRALYCIFRYNANKAPVPIQFLFYLLIGGTAALVNLFVFLALFNSNFLIELSAPIAFVLAAAVNYYLSIKLLFRHKAKWNAPTELLMYVLLVIVAGLFDLYLTKFLLNMSFSPGISKLIATGIGFLINFLGRKYIVFPEKPSGPWKPQQMEV; this is encoded by the coding sequence ATGAAATCAGATCAATTAGTACTTAATACTAAATTTACTATTGTGATGCCGTGCTATAATGAAGAAAGAACGTTAGAAAAAAGTGTGGCAAGAGTAAGAGATATTGCCGACGAAAACCTAAAACTTGAAATAATAATTGTTGATGATTGTTCTAAAGATAATAGTTACAATATTGCAAGCAATTTAGCAACAAAATATTCGGATGTTAAAGTTGTAAAACATGAAAAGAACCAAGGTAAAGGAGCTGCTTTAAGAACGGGTTTCAAATATGCAACTGGAGAATTCGTAGCAGTTCAAGATGCAGATCTTGAATATGATCCAATGGATTTGAGGAAATTATTGGTCCCTCTAATAAATGGAGATGCTGATGTTGTTTTAGGCTCAAGGTTTTTATCTGGTGGTACACATAGGGTTTTATACTTCTGGCATTCTTTGGGTAATAAATTTCTTACAATGCTATCTAATATGTTTTCTGATTTAAATCTTAGTGATATGGAAACATGCTATAAGGTATTTAAGCGTGATGTAATTCAGAGTATTAATATTGAAGAAAATAGATTTGGTTTTGAACCGGAAATTGTTGCAAAAATAGCTCAAAGAAGGTTAAGAATTTTTGAAATGGGCATATCATATTATGGAAGGACTTACGAAGAAGGGAAAAAAATTGGCGCAAAAGATGGGTTTAGAGCCCTATATTGTATTTTTAGGTACAATGCTAATAAGGCTCCTGTTCCAATTCAATTCCTTTTTTATTTACTAATTGGCGGCACAGCAGCGTTAGTAAATTTATTTGTGTTTTTGGCTTTATTTAATTCAAACTTTTTGATTGAATTATCTGCTCCAATTGCATTTGTTCTTGCTGCAGCTGTTAACTATTATTTAAGTATAAAACTGTTATTTAGACATAAAGCAAAATGGAATGCTCCTACAGAATTATTAATGTATGTATTATTAGTAATTGTTGCTGGGTTATTTGATTTATATCTGACAAAATTTTTATTGAATATGAGTTTTAGCCCAGGTATTTCAAAACTAATTGCGACGGGAATAGGTTTTTTAATAAACTTTCTTGGTAGAAAATATATTGTATTTCCGGAAAAACCAAGTGGTCCATGGAAACCACAACAAATGGAAGTATAA
- a CDS encoding VCBS repeat-containing protein, whose product MKNFNKIFIILVFVLNLGTLVLGQTQRVTDDLQVLYDFSETSGTTVNDISNVGAPLNLAITNSNLVTWKNPGLKINGDINVKSSVAATKVISACKTTNEVTYEAWFIPQDTTRDVVSRMLTLTNNNIHTTNLKFWQLKNDFGFHCRTSTSPENGYEWKIFNFDVKLTHFVFTHRADGVIKLYWNNEIVAQDTVTGDFSTWDDSYFLFIGSDYGTFRYWLGTFFLNAIYSKALTDEQVEQNYLAGLQEYDYQNITINDITTSNLIGDAYNSGKYGGHGVMFADVDNDQDPDMYITMNNSAAMADLFFENNGSGVFTEKGVERGIDNFDTKGSHGWVWADLDNDGDYDGWNGSYTKNIPYMNKNDQLGYFVDKFSLSGIEDINMSTRGVAAFDFDNDGDLDLFGNSWYATSEENEFYRNDGDFIFTRIDNGLRAKRGDQGVCDGDIDNDGDMDLVLCVYQGNLDGRCVEIMENINGQFVKLENTGLDLCNASYDGVTLWDLDSDGLLDIVSGEKIFKNNGNKTFTEVSYIPQGSTYIYMRGIADLNNDGFWDLIVPGVGTAFINKGDMTFQEINYSVGTVNDPRTVSFADIDNDGDVDFALGQKRIYNRLYRNDYGGTNKYLKVKLKTADGQIGAFGAKVYLYSINGDSLISFRQAHSNQGYLSQDDPVLHFGCGQRDQVKLVVVFLSGHSIEYIVNTNQIISINDFYPDITPPATPILLSTSIIGDGIKLTWKKNNEQDLMNYNIYRSLDSTFTNDSTNTFLVSTIDTFYTDFSLEYGNKYFYGISAIDSTGNESELSELLSARVIDITSPSKPNGFSLEKVDNKVKLFWDKNSENDIQHYIIYRSFENNFNPDTMSTFTYSTTDTFFVDSDVNYNATIYYIIAAVDIHDNTSEFSNIISVIVTDLDEISQIPLTFELYQNYPNPFNPSTMIKFSIKEESFVNLSIFNILGENVKVLLNKKMRSGFYEMSFNALDLKSGIYFYKLSTENFTDIKKMILLK is encoded by the coding sequence ATGAAAAACTTTAATAAAATCTTTATAATCTTGGTTTTTGTTCTAAACTTGGGAACTTTAGTTTTAGGTCAAACACAACGTGTTACAGATGACTTGCAAGTTCTGTACGATTTTTCAGAAACTTCCGGAACAACTGTAAATGACATTTCAAATGTTGGAGCGCCGTTAAATTTAGCTATAACAAATAGTAATCTTGTTACTTGGAAAAATCCTGGATTAAAAATAAATGGTGATATAAATGTAAAATCTTCTGTAGCTGCAACAAAAGTAATAAGCGCATGCAAAACAACAAATGAAGTTACATATGAAGCTTGGTTTATACCTCAAGATACAACAAGAGATGTTGTTTCAAGAATGCTAACTTTGACAAATAACAACATACATACAACAAATCTTAAATTTTGGCAATTAAAAAATGATTTTGGATTTCACTGCAGAACTTCAACATCGCCAGAAAATGGATATGAGTGGAAAATTTTTAATTTTGATGTAAAATTAACCCATTTTGTTTTTACACATAGAGCTGACGGTGTTATAAAATTATATTGGAATAACGAAATTGTTGCTCAAGATACAGTAACTGGAGATTTTTCTACATGGGATGATTCGTATTTTCTTTTTATAGGAAGTGACTACGGAACCTTTAGATATTGGTTGGGCACATTTTTTTTAAATGCTATATATAGTAAAGCTTTGACAGATGAACAAGTTGAACAGAATTACTTAGCCGGTCTTCAAGAATATGATTATCAAAATATCACAATAAATGATATTACAACAAGTAATCTTATAGGCGATGCTTACAATTCCGGAAAATATGGTGGACATGGAGTTATGTTTGCTGATGTGGATAATGATCAAGATCCAGATATGTACATTACTATGAATAATAGTGCTGCAATGGCTGATTTATTTTTTGAGAACAACGGCAGCGGAGTATTTACCGAAAAAGGTGTTGAAAGAGGAATTGACAATTTTGATACAAAAGGAAGCCATGGATGGGTTTGGGCTGATTTAGATAATGACGGAGATTATGATGGATGGAATGGATCCTATACAAAAAATATTCCATATATGAACAAAAATGATCAACTAGGTTATTTTGTTGATAAATTTAGTTTAAGTGGAATTGAAGATATAAATATGTCAACAAGAGGTGTTGCTGCCTTTGATTTTGATAATGATGGAGATTTAGATTTATTTGGAAATAGTTGGTATGCAACAAGTGAAGAAAATGAATTCTATAGAAACGACGGTGATTTCATATTTACAAGAATTGATAATGGACTGAGAGCAAAACGAGGAGACCAAGGCGTATGTGATGGAGATATAGATAATGATGGTGACATGGATTTGGTACTATGTGTATATCAAGGGAATTTAGATGGACGATGCGTTGAAATTATGGAAAACATTAATGGACAGTTTGTAAAATTAGAAAATACAGGTTTAGACTTATGTAATGCAAGTTATGATGGTGTTACTTTGTGGGACTTGGATAGTGATGGATTACTTGATATAGTTAGTGGTGAAAAAATATTTAAGAATAATGGAAATAAAACTTTTACGGAAGTCTCATATATTCCACAAGGAAGTACATATATTTATATGAGAGGTATAGCAGACTTAAATAATGATGGTTTTTGGGATTTAATTGTTCCTGGTGTTGGTACAGCTTTCATTAACAAAGGTGATATGACATTTCAAGAAATAAATTATAGTGTTGGTACAGTTAATGATCCTAGAACAGTTTCATTTGCTGATATAGATAATGATGGTGATGTGGATTTTGCATTGGGCCAGAAAAGAATATACAATAGGCTTTATAGAAATGATTATGGTGGTACAAACAAGTATTTAAAAGTTAAGCTAAAAACTGCAGACGGACAAATTGGTGCTTTTGGTGCAAAAGTATATTTATATTCAATAAATGGTGATTCTCTAATTAGTTTCAGACAAGCGCATAGCAATCAAGGATATCTATCTCAAGATGATCCTGTGTTACATTTTGGATGTGGACAGAGAGATCAAGTAAAATTAGTTGTTGTTTTTTTAAGTGGTCATTCCATAGAATATATCGTAAATACAAATCAAATAATAAGTATAAATGATTTTTATCCCGACATTACTCCGCCAGCAACTCCAATTTTACTTTCAACTTCTATAATTGGTGATGGTATAAAGTTAACATGGAAGAAAAACAACGAACAAGATTTAATGAATTACAATATATATCGTTCTTTAGATTCTACATTTACAAATGATTCCACAAATACATTTTTAGTGTCTACTATAGATACATTTTATACTGACTTTTCTCTTGAATATGGTAATAAGTATTTTTATGGAATTTCTGCAATCGATTCAACGGGAAATGAAAGCGAATTAAGTGAATTATTATCTGCTAGAGTAATTGATATAACATCTCCTTCAAAACCTAATGGATTTTCATTAGAAAAAGTAGATAATAAAGTTAAATTATTTTGGGATAAGAATAGCGAAAATGATATTCAACACTATATTATATATAGATCGTTTGAAAATAATTTCAATCCAGATACGATGAGTACATTCACTTACTCAACAACTGATACATTTTTTGTTGATTCAGATGTAAATTATAATGCGACTATTTATTATATTATTGCTGCGGTTGATATCCACGATAATACAAGTGAATTTAGTAATATTATCAGTGTAATTGTTACTGATTTAGATGAAATCTCTCAAATTCCTTTAACATTCGAACTTTATCAAAATTATCCAAATCCATTTAATCCTAGTACGATGATTAAGTTTAGTATAAAAGAAGAATCATTTGTAAATCTAAGTATTTTTAATATCCTTGGAGAAAATGTAAAGGTACTTTTAAACAAAAAAATGCGTTCCGGATTTTATGAAATGTCATTTAATGCATTAGATTTGAAAAGTGGCATTTATTTTTACAAGTTATCTACTGAAAATTTTACAGATATTAAAAAGATGATTTTACTTAAATAA
- a CDS encoding T9SS type A sorting domain-containing protein — MVVNLKSKIRYISVLIVLFLHTISAQTTVFEDPLTGGTSYGTAVGGSFTSEGYKPGVGTGHILYKLPYQVPNGYMEFEIKGFSASAIQDAEGDADNGIFAMYDGRGISEPIQYFNDFKTNFFRWNFHYRQNRGAYKSVLQCAAPTSNRLNASVAVFGVNSSGLIAKDWGEEPTGSNYSTNTTSWYKIRATWHNKEFSVSINGTVVWQVEGPYDYAPIDHKIWLGSAPGHTDKYVNSVPGVVYRNLKVVTYGGSTTPVNSLSISPSTQNVGSSAGSTNIAVSSNVSWNVSDDASWLTIAPTSGSNNGNLSASFTANTGSSSRTATVTVSGGGITRTATITQSGTSTTPVNSLSISPSTQNVGSSAGSTNIAVSSNVSWNVSDDASWLTIAPTSGSNNGNLSASFTANTGSSSRTATVTVSGGGITRTATITQSGTGGSTGGSFINVPVSLNIPSDAGSIEVNVESNIAWTVKDNTGSQGSWITKTPKNGTGNGSVTMKYKVNTSATSRTGNLIFSGGGITKSILVTQAGTGSNSGGGSGNYIDVPSTINISGSAGSFNVNVSSNITWSVKDNTGIVGGWISKSPKNGTGNGVVTVRVHANLTGKSRSGNLIFSGEGITKTITINQSASGVLAKSNGETPEADFSNLVLEEVKEIPNKFSVGNYPNPFNPTTTIQFSLPVAGYTELAVYNSLGQIVEQLISEYKTEGTYNVTFNASKLSSGIYFYTIRSGKFVKTSKMILLE; from the coding sequence ATGGTAGTCAATCTAAAATCAAAAATTCGTTATATAAGTGTTCTAATTGTTTTATTTCTTCATACAATTTCTGCACAAACAACAGTTTTTGAAGATCCATTAACTGGGGGAACTTCTTATGGTACAGCGGTTGGTGGTTCATTTACATCAGAGGGATATAAACCTGGGGTTGGTACAGGTCATATTTTATATAAATTACCTTATCAAGTTCCAAATGGTTATATGGAATTTGAAATTAAAGGTTTTTCTGCTTCTGCGATTCAAGATGCTGAAGGAGATGCAGATAATGGAATTTTTGCTATGTACGATGGCCGAGGTATTTCAGAACCTATTCAATATTTCAACGACTTTAAAACAAATTTCTTTAGATGGAATTTCCATTATAGGCAGAATAGGGGAGCATATAAAAGTGTTTTACAATGCGCTGCTCCAACATCAAATAGACTTAATGCTTCAGTAGCGGTATTTGGTGTGAACAGTTCAGGCCTAATTGCAAAAGATTGGGGTGAAGAGCCAACAGGTAGTAATTATTCAACAAATACAACATCATGGTATAAAATTAGAGCTACTTGGCACAATAAAGAATTTTCAGTTTCAATCAATGGAACTGTTGTTTGGCAAGTAGAGGGACCATATGATTATGCACCAATAGATCATAAAATTTGGCTTGGTAGCGCACCAGGACATACTGATAAATACGTCAATTCTGTACCTGGTGTAGTTTATAGAAATCTTAAAGTTGTTACTTATGGTGGTTCAACAACTCCTGTTAACAGTTTAAGTATTAGTCCTTCAACACAGAATGTTGGATCAAGTGCTGGAAGTACAAATATTGCGGTTAGTTCAAATGTTAGCTGGAATGTTAGTGATGATGCTAGCTGGTTAACCATTGCTCCTACATCAGGAAGTAATAACGGAAATTTAAGTGCTTCATTTACAGCAAATACAGGTTCAAGTTCCAGAACAGCAACCGTAACAGTTTCAGGTGGTGGAATAACTAGAACTGCTACTATTACTCAGTCTGGCACATCAACAACTCCTGTTAACAGTTTAAGTATTAGTCCTTCAACACAGAATGTTGGATCAAGTGCTGGAAGTACAAATATTGCGGTTAGTTCAAATGTTAGCTGGAATGTTAGTGATGATGCTAGCTGGTTAACCATTGCTCCTACATCAGGAAGTAATAACGGAAATTTAAGTGCTTCATTTACAGCAAATACAGGTTCAAGTTCCAGAACAGCAACTGTAACAGTTTCAGGTGGTGGAATAACAAGAACTGCTACTATTACTCAGTCTGGTACAGGTGGTTCTACAGGTGGAAGTTTTATAAATGTTCCAGTTTCCTTAAATATTCCAAGTGATGCTGGCTCAATAGAAGTTAATGTTGAATCAAATATTGCTTGGACAGTTAAAGACAACACTGGAAGTCAAGGCAGCTGGATAACAAAAACTCCAAAGAATGGTACAGGAAATGGATCAGTTACAATGAAATATAAAGTAAATACTTCGGCTACTTCACGTACCGGAAATTTGATATTTTCAGGTGGGGGTATTACTAAGAGTATTTTAGTAACACAAGCTGGAACAGGTAGTAATAGTGGTGGAGGAAGCGGAAATTATATAGATGTTCCTTCTACAATAAATATTTCTGGTTCAGCAGGTTCATTTAACGTAAATGTAAGTTCAAATATTACCTGGTCAGTTAAGGATAATACAGGAATTGTTGGTGGATGGATTAGTAAATCGCCTAAAAACGGAACTGGTAATGGAGTGGTCACAGTTAGAGTTCATGCAAATTTAACTGGAAAATCAAGAAGTGGGAATTTAATTTTTTCTGGTGAAGGAATTACTAAAACAATTACTATAAATCAGTCTGCAAGTGGTGTTTTAGCTAAATCAAATGGTGAAACACCAGAAGCCGATTTCAGTAACTTAGTTTTAGAAGAAGTAAAAGAAATACCAAATAAATTTTCCGTTGGCAATTATCCTAATCCTTTTAACCCAACCACAACAATACAATTTTCATTACCTGTTGCTGGTTACACTGAATTAGCAGTATATAATTCTTTGGGACAAATTGTTGAACAATTAATATCTGAGTACAAAACAGAAGGAACTTATAATGTAACTTTTAATGCTTCAAAGCTTTCTTCAGGAATTTATTTTTACACAATACGTTCAGGTAAGTTCGTTAAAACTAGTAAAATGATTTTACTTGAATAG